A genomic segment from Bacillus cereus G9842 encodes:
- the menH gene encoding 2-succinyl-6-hydroxy-2,4-cyclohexadiene-1-carboxylate synthase — translation MNVTLQGVSYEYEVVGSGEPLLLLHGFTGSMETWRSFIPSWSEQFQVIVVDLVGHGKTESPEDVNHYDIRNAALQMKELLDYLHIEKAHVLGYSMGGRLAITLACLYPEYVHSLLLENCTAGLESEEDQKERCEKDERLADKIEREGIRSFVLMWENIPLFETQKSLAKNVQEAVRKERLANNPKGLANSLRGMGTGAQPSWWDELHNLKMPVLLMNGEHDEKFFRILKNIEKCVSDAKFVKIDGAGHAIHVEQPEKFDTIVKGFLKTMQ, via the coding sequence ATGAACGTAACGCTGCAAGGTGTATCGTATGAATATGAAGTAGTCGGAAGCGGGGAACCACTTCTACTTCTTCATGGTTTTACGGGAAGCATGGAAACGTGGCGTTCTTTTATCCCTTCATGGAGCGAGCAGTTTCAAGTTATTGTAGTAGATCTTGTTGGGCATGGAAAAACAGAAAGTCCCGAAGATGTGAATCATTATGATATTCGAAATGCGGCATTGCAAATGAAAGAACTACTAGATTACCTTCATATTGAAAAAGCGCACGTACTTGGCTATTCAATGGGCGGTAGACTGGCGATTACTCTGGCATGTCTATATCCAGAGTATGTACATTCTCTTTTATTAGAAAATTGTACAGCTGGGCTTGAAAGTGAAGAGGACCAAAAAGAACGTTGTGAAAAGGATGAGCGACTTGCTGATAAAATTGAGAGAGAAGGCATCCGAAGTTTTGTATTAATGTGGGAAAATATTCCGCTATTTGAAACGCAAAAAAGTTTAGCAAAAAACGTACAAGAAGCAGTGCGAAAAGAACGACTTGCTAACAATCCAAAAGGACTTGCCAATAGCTTACGCGGCATGGGAACAGGGGCTCAGCCTTCATGGTGGGATGAGCTACACAACTTGAAAATGCCTGTTCTTTTAATGAACGGGGAGCATGATGAAAAGTTCTTTCGCATATTAAAAAATATCGAAAAATGCGTCTCTGACGCGAAATTTGTCAAAATTGATGGTGCTGGCCATGCAATTCATGTGGAACAACCGGAAAAGTTTGATACAATAGTAAAGGGATTTCTAAAAACTATGCAGTGA
- the menD gene encoding 2-succinyl-5-enolpyruvyl-6-hydroxy-3-cyclohexene-1-carboxylic-acid synthase: MNNHIEALSYYLGAFVDELTRLNVCDVVISPGSRSTPIALLMEQHEGMNTYLHVDERSAGFFALGIAKAKKRPVALLCTSGTAAANYYPAVCEAFHSRVPLIVLTADRPHELRDVGAPQAMNQFNLYGTFVKQFTEMALPEASEAMYHYARMTTQRMIANACLAPQGPVHLNFPVREPLIPDFSLEGLWDKGRGEYTGVVQQGNVTMPSEYVDSLVGRLSHMEKGLIICGDDSHSELAAFAAELAEKTGYPILADPLSNIRSGHHDKTMVIDCYDTFLRNELLKETWKPEVMIRFGGMPVSKSLTQFIKKQTKAVHIVVDESGQWRDPALVATEVVQANDIVFCSALIEKMPVMKKNDWFGMWQHINEKTKETLREMETYDTAFEGKVITDIVRVLPDGATFFASNSMPIRDTDSFFFTLDKNIQVMANRGVNGIDGIISTALGASIICDPLVLVIGDLSFYHDLNGLLAAKLHELNITIVVVNNDGGGIFSFLPQYEKKEHFESLFGTPIGLDYEHVVKMYGGSFSRVNGWESFREEVQKGTTTEGLHVVEICTNRDENLILHRTLWAKTMDVITTSLQGESK, encoded by the coding sequence ATGAACAATCATATAGAAGCATTATCATATTATTTAGGCGCGTTCGTGGATGAACTGACACGTCTAAATGTATGTGATGTTGTCATTAGTCCAGGCTCACGGTCAACGCCGATAGCTCTACTAATGGAACAACACGAAGGAATGAACACATATTTACATGTAGATGAAAGATCTGCAGGATTTTTTGCGCTCGGTATCGCAAAAGCGAAAAAACGTCCTGTTGCATTATTGTGTACATCAGGAACGGCAGCAGCTAATTACTATCCAGCTGTATGTGAAGCTTTTCATTCACGAGTGCCGCTTATCGTCTTAACGGCAGATAGACCGCATGAATTAAGAGATGTCGGTGCACCACAAGCGATGAATCAATTCAATTTATACGGTACATTTGTGAAGCAATTTACAGAGATGGCTCTTCCAGAAGCGAGTGAAGCGATGTATCATTACGCTCGCATGACAACGCAGCGTATGATAGCGAATGCTTGTTTAGCGCCGCAAGGACCTGTTCATCTTAATTTTCCAGTACGCGAACCGCTTATCCCGGATTTCTCATTAGAAGGTTTATGGGATAAAGGACGCGGGGAATATACAGGAGTAGTTCAGCAAGGGAACGTGACGATGCCGAGTGAATATGTAGATTCGCTTGTAGGGCGCCTTTCACATATGGAGAAGGGGCTTATTATTTGTGGAGACGATAGTCATTCAGAACTCGCAGCATTTGCGGCAGAATTAGCTGAAAAAACTGGATATCCAATATTGGCAGATCCGCTTTCTAATATTCGTAGCGGACATCACGATAAAACGATGGTAATCGACTGTTATGATACATTTTTACGAAATGAACTGTTAAAAGAAACGTGGAAGCCAGAAGTTATGATTCGCTTTGGTGGTATGCCTGTTTCCAAATCATTAACGCAGTTCATAAAAAAACAAACGAAAGCAGTTCATATCGTTGTTGATGAATCTGGACAATGGAGAGATCCAGCTCTCGTTGCGACAGAAGTTGTCCAAGCAAATGATATTGTATTTTGCAGTGCATTAATAGAAAAAATGCCAGTTATGAAAAAGAATGATTGGTTCGGAATGTGGCAACATATAAACGAAAAAACGAAGGAAACGCTTCGTGAAATGGAAACATATGATACTGCATTTGAAGGGAAAGTTATTACGGATATTGTCCGCGTACTACCAGACGGGGCAACATTTTTTGCGAGTAATAGTATGCCAATTCGTGATACGGATTCATTCTTCTTCACATTGGATAAAAATATTCAAGTTATGGCAAACCGCGGTGTGAATGGGATTGATGGCATCATTTCGACAGCTTTAGGAGCGAGCATTATTTGCGATCCGCTCGTATTAGTGATCGGTGATTTATCCTTTTATCACGACTTAAATGGACTGTTAGCCGCGAAATTACATGAATTAAATATAACAATTGTCGTTGTAAATAATGACGGTGGCGGTATTTTCTCATTCTTACCACAGTATGAGAAAAAGGAACATTTCGAATCATTATTTGGAACACCAATTGGTCTTGATTATGAACACGTTGTTAAAATGTACGGTGGTTCATTTAGCCGTGTAAATGGTTGGGAAAGCTTCCGAGAAGAGGTACAAAAAGGAACGACTACAGAAGGTTTACACGTTGTGGAAATTTGTACGAACCGTGATGAAAACTTAATACTGCACCGGACATTATGGGCAAAAACGATGGACGTGATTACTACATCTTTACAAGGTGAATCGAAATGA